AAGCAGCCAAACGGGACTGGTGGAATCTAGATCGGTAGGCGATGTCAGCGCTTGCGCGACGATTCCGTCGTGAACGGTGCCAACCTCGCGCTTGCTGTAGATGAGGTAAAGCTTCCTGTCGTCCTCGAAATACTTGCCGTCATAGTTGGCTTTGGCGGGTTCCTCCACTGAGCCTATGAGGATCTTATCGACGATCCATGACGTCGGCGTGGTGATAGTATCTTCAGTTTCCGGATGCGCATGCGCTATTACTGTCCATGAGCCTACCAAGCTGGTCTTGGGGGCAGACGTCTTGCGCAAATAAAGCGTCACTGCCATGTTCCAGTGGCCGTCATCTGTCTGATAGATGTTTCGATTGATTTTGTCGAAGAATTCATTGTTCGCGTCCTTGGCCTTGGCCTCTAGTTCGTCCGCGATCTTCACCGTGACTGGCGAGGTCTCGAAGCAGCCCGGCTTAATCGGACGTTCGCAAGTCATCAACTCCTCTGTAGTCCCAGAGAAGTACTGAGGAAGAAAGGGTGCTGTCCAAGGGGCCACATGAACCGGATAAGGATCGCCGAAATACCCGAGATGCTCTTTTTCGTCGACCTGTGTCATGGGGTGAAGAGGAATTGGGTCAGCAGTCAAATTCTGCGTTCCTGAAGACTGAGCGTATACCGTTGAAAGGAATGAACAGGGCGCTGCGAGAACTAAAAGCGAGGCACAACAAGCAGTCTTCAACGCGGTGCGAAGGGGTTTCAAACGATGGGGGGTAGTCATGGGTCCTCCGAATTTCTGATTTTTGGAGTGGAGCTAACTGATGTTCAACCTTTGATCACAAGCTAAATCACTCTTTCTGTTTCAGATGCCGCACTATGAGAGCGAAACGACGGAAGCGATTGAGTTGGCCTTTTTAGCAGTGAAATTGGCAGATTCTGTTTGTGGCCCGTGACACTTACAGGGGGAGCCCCGAATTTGTTCTCATCGGCTTTCGGACATCAGCATTTACGGAAACAACGCTCATGTGATTACAGCGACGGTCGGAGCACCTCTCAAGATCCATTGGGTGAATCTCTTGCGCGCTGAACGGTCGTTCTCAAGAGTGGAAGTCACGGCCTTTGAAGTCTAGATGGCAAGTGCCGATTTGCCACCTAATTTCGCTGGAATGAGAGAACGCCGTTGCCTGCCGTGACTAAAACTTTACCGGACGATGAGACATCGAGAGCGTGTCCTTGGCGCTGATCTAGAACTCGCGCATGCCCGAGAATCTCGCCAGTATGCGGGTCTAATTTTAATAGCCAGCCCGGAGCCCCAGGCGCCTCACCCATCGGACTGACGCTTGTCCATAGCACACCTTGAACTAGCTTGAGTGCGTAGCAACGTCCGAGCCCATCGATCTCTCCCATGAACTTCCCATTCAAATTGAACTTTTCGATTCGCCCGTTCTCGCGGTCTGCAACATACACAATGCCATCCGGGCCGATCTGAATCCCATGTGGTAGCTCGAACTCACCGGTTCCTTTACCGGGGTGTCCCCATTCCTTTAACTCTTTACCCCGCGCGGTGTATTCAAGGATTCGGGCGTTTGCGTAACCATCCGTGATGTAAAGATTTCCGTTTGGAGCGAACGCAACGTCTGTGATTCCGCGGAAAGAACTGCCATCAATCGGTACCGGACTAACCTCGATTGTTAGGAGTTTTCGACCCGTCGAGTCGTACTTGATCACCTTCGACGCTTGGGCATCGACCGCCCACACATTTCCACGAGAATCGAGGCGGAGACTGTGAGGTAGAGCGAAGTCACCTCGTCCCCACGACCGTATGAGCTTACCCTGTTTGTCGAACACAAGGATGGGATCGGCTTTGTCTCCTCGCTGAATGACATAGATATCTTCACTTCTGCCGATCGCGACCCCGGCCACAGCCCCAAGTTCCCAATCGGAGAATGACGAATAAAGTGACAGCCTCGTCTCTAGAAACGGAAGAGGCGGTGATGCCTCGATCCGACGAGCGAGCTCAGAGTCTGACTTCTCCGGGAGTTGGGCCATAATCGAGGGGGCAAAGCAGAAGCTTGCTAAGAACAGTAAAGACATAAGACGTTTGCTGTTTGATTGCATTCCGTTATTTACCCTGCGTCTCTCGCAGAGACGGCCTCACCTTTCTTCGCGTGGACCTGCAGCGCTACGACGCGAAGAGATGCGGTTACGCTGGATTGGCACTCTTCGCCATCCGCACGATCGTGATCGTCTTCTCCGCTCCGATCGGCACCGTGATTGTCTCACGCTTGCGATAGCCTTTGAGGGTGTAAAGCGGCACGCCGGCAAGCGTGCTCCCCATCTCAAAGCCAGTAAAGCCGGCATCCTCAGCGGCTTTTTCTGATCGCGCGAGGATCGCCGAGCCAAGTCCCTGACGCGAATAGGCGGGGTGGACGAAAATGGCGCGGATCTTCGCGGCATCGTGAGATGGATCAAGAAGTTCGGGCGCGATGGCCTGTATCTGACAGTCGCCGCCGTACAACGTCCTACGCTTGCTCCAGCCGCCGCAGCCAGCCACTATGCCTTCCTCACTTAGAGCGACAGAGTAGGTACCGTCAAGGATCAATTGAGTGTCGATGGTGAAGATCGTGGCGAGAGCAAGCTCTCGCTCTTCGGGCGTGTACTCGATTTGAAGCTCGCGAACCGAGGCCGCGATGAGTTCGCTGAGGACGGGAATGTCTTCAGAGGTCGCTGCGCGGAAGTGGAAGTACACGGCTATATCCCTGAATGAGAGATCAGAATGATTTTCTTCAATGTGGACCTGTCTGCTGCCAGATGGAAGACGGGCGAAGTCATTTCATTAATGGTGAAGCGATGGTGTCGTATTTGCAAGTGTTCAAGCAACTCGTTGAACAGCTTGGCTGGATCTGTGAGTTATTTGGCACTTTATATTCGCGCGCCCAGCGGTCGAAGAATCCGATATGATGATGATCCTCCGGAACGCCGGATCTCATGTTGGATCCGCCTCTGCGTCGGCCGTTCAGTTATCAGATGGCTGCTTTGATCGAACCTCTCCGCCAGCCTAGTTCACGATCCCAACCGTAACTGGCACCGGGTACAGATTGCGAGGTGCTTCATTCGATTAGTGGACAACAAGCTTTGGATATCAACTGCAAACCTCCTAATATCGGCTTCTGAATAGCAAGTGAAGTCTGCTTGCTCGAAGGGAGGTTGGATTGATTCAAAGCTAAGTAGGTCATACTTGCGTTTGCGGACCATGTCGTCGAAGTGGATGCGTCTAGCCGGCGCATCTTTCCATAAACTGTCATCGGTGGCCCATATATCTTCAAGTAAGCTACTGGCATTGAGCGCCAGATATCGAATCGCTTCTTCGCGTCCATAGAACGCCCTTCCCTGATCTGCAAATGATGAAGCCGCCAACTGCGCTAATCCGAGAATCTCCTCTCTGGTATGGAGTTCTGCATAATGACGAAGTGCTTCGATCTCGATTTTAGCCACCAGTGCAAATTCCGATTCTCGATCAGCAAAGTTTGCCACCTCCGAGGTTAGCGGTGGCATCTCGATCTGGGTGCCTGGAACGGCGCCCCAGGCTGTGTGTTCAAACGTGAACATGCTTGGATCGAATATGTCGAGGAGTGAGTTTTTCCTATCGTCAGCACCGCGAAACTCATTCAGTGTTTCGAGAAACCAGGACAGTTGGGCCTTGCTGAATCTAAGAGCTGACGCAGTGACAGATTCTTCACGGTACGCGTCGAAACTCTCCATCAGTGTGCTAGGAACGATGTAGTCACTCAGCTGTCGAATCAAGTGTTCCAGGTCTCTGTCCTGCGGCCTCATAACGTCCTCCCCTCAGACCATGGCTATGTCTCCCACGAGTGCAAAGCCGGATCGATCGCATCGACTTAAACAGCGTGTCCGTGCCCAATCAGCGCAGCCATCTTTTCAACTTGGTCATTTTCAAACGACCCGTCTTTGCGTCTATTGTTCCCCCCGCTGGAAACTCCGCTCATTGGCTGCATGAAAGAAGTCATGCTCGGAGTCGACTGAGAAACTAGGCAACTCTCACCCGTGGCGACCTGTTGCTTTCGCTCATCGATTGTAGGTAAACGTGAACGGCCGAGGGAGACGTTAAATTAGCGTTGGCCGGATATGTTTCGACATAGTCCGCCACTGCCGCAGAGAAGTGGCGAAGCGATAGTCGAGTAAGCATGACCGGAAAGGCTTGACCACCTACTGAAGAAGCGCAAATCCTGGAGGTGGACTTGAATAATAGATGTTGCTGATCGAATCTGAGCTGCGAGATCCGGATGAGACTCAGTGTGCGGCCGAACGGCAGTCGTGGGTCGACGAAGATACAAAGTCCTATTCGACAACATGCCTATCCGATAAGACCATCTATGAGTGACGTCGGGATTTGTCCCCGCGTCGGAACGAAATGCTCCATTTGAGAAGTCCCATTGTTTATAGGCGATCTTGCCGTCCTTATTAGGCTTCGCGTGCTGTCCACAATGGGCGCGGACGTCCCTACTGGCTCCGATGCAGCATCCCGATATCAATCAGGACTGTGGCGCCGATTTTAGGGACTGCCGAGCAATGGATTGTGCCACACATTCCTTTATCATGCGGAAAGAACATCCGCGGGCGGGCGTGCCATATGTGAAGGAGATCATTATGCCAGAACCAGTTCCTCTAATTCGGGAGAGACCCGCATCAGCTGTCAGTCAGGAAATAACTCTACCCATTTCTTTCAGGGCTCTGGCGATTGAGCAAGCCGGTGAAGCCGTCAGTATGCAGCGAAAGAGCATTATGGCATTGCATGAGGACGACGTACTTATCCGCATCGATTATGCGTCGATCAACAAGATGGATCCGGGCCTCGCCCGCGTCAACGTCTTCAACTTTCCTCTTCCTTACGTATTAGGTTTTGACTTCAGTGGCGAGGTCGTGGGACTCGGAGCGCAGTGCCAGGAAGCATTCAAGGTGGGTGACGAAGTTCTTGGCCGGTCCCTTACTGGCTCGTGCTTTGCGGAATATGTTGTTGCTAAGAGAGAGAACATCGTTCACAGAGGTGCCGTACCTGCGCCGGAAGCGAGCACGTATGGCGTCGCCTACCTGACCGCGTACGAGTCCCTTGTGATGACCGGAGGCATTGAGCAACATCGTGGCAAGTGGATCTACGTTGCCGGAGCTGCGGGCGGGGTCGGCCACTTTGCGGCGCAGATCGCCAAGCTTCATGGACTAAAGGTCGTCGGTAGCGCCGGGAAGGCTGCCTCCCTGAATTTGCTCAAGGAGCTAGAACTGGATCACGTGATTGATTACTCAAAGCAGGATGTTGTCCAAGAGGTGATGAATCTTACTGGAGGCAAGGGGGCGGATCTTGTTTACGACTCTACCTACACGCAATCGTCCTATGCTCAATCTGCTGTTGTTGTCGCCCGTGGTGGCGAGTACATCCGGCTTGGCACCGAGGCCCAGGTGGCCCGCGCCGGTGCTAACGACGTGCAGTCGGTAGTGGAGGGTCGCGGTGCTAGGATGGTCATTTCCGACCTCGGGAGGTACGCTCGAGACCCTCTGTACCAAGTACAAACGGCAAAGCTTACCGATGGACTGAAGCAGGCAGTGTCGTGGTACGAAAGCGGACATCTGAAGCCTGCGATTACCGCAACGGTACCGTTTGACGCGGCCGCACTGCAACAAGCGTTTGGCGACTTTCTCAAAGGGACGAACAACGTGGGCAAGGTGGTCGTGAGATGCGCGTGAAGCAGCTCTGCCGTTCAGCATCACCACCGATAGCGGCCGGATTTTCAGCGAGCACCTTTGTCGAACAGATAAGTCGGAGCTAGGCGGCATAGAGCATTTCAGCCACTCCCTCCCGCCAGCATGCTTCTGGCCGGAAACGTTCTTGGACGCCGAGCTTTACCACTGCGTGCAGATAGCGTAGATCTGACGCAAATTGCTACGACTCCGGCCAGAAGATCTGGGATTGACGGCGGATGTCCTCAGAATAGGTCAGGCTCGACAGCCCAAACGTATACGTCGTCTAGCGACGTGAGGGGGGCTATCGAGAATTTCGAGATAATGAAGTTAACGTTGAGGCGGTGCGAGGCATGTCTAGTGAGGTTGAACAGTTCTATGATTCCATGGCTGACTTCTACCACCTGATCTTCGAAGACTGGAATCAGGCAATCAGTCGACAAGCTCACATCGTCGATGCTCTGATCAAGTATAAGCTTGGTACTTCATCCTTGAGGATCCTCGACTGTGCTTGCGGCATTGGGACGCAAGTTTTGGGACTTGCGGCGATCGGCCACCGGCTTTCTGGAAGTGATCTCAGCAATGAAGCCGTACAGCGCGCCAGACATGAGGCAGCGAAGCGTGAACTTGATGTAGAGTTCCGCGTATCGGACATGACAAGCCTGGAGGAATTCTCCTCTGATCATTTCGATGTTGTTGGTGCATTTGACAACGCTTTACCTCATCTCTCTGTCGATCAATTGGCTGGTGCCGCCCATTCGTTCAAACGTGTTCTCCGTGACGGTGGGCTCTTTATTGCCAGCATTAGAGACTATGACGAACTAATTCGCACACGCCCAAAGTTCCAAGGGCCGTCGTTCTTCGGTGATTCTGGAGAACGCCGGATCGTCCATCAGATCTGGGACTGGACAGGAGACGATCGCTACGATGTGCACCAATACATCTCTCTCCAGCGAAATCACAAATGGGGGATTCATCACTTTTCATCTCAATATCGGTGTCTCCTTCGAGCGGAACTCGGAGAGGCACTCCGGCTCGCGGAATTCACAGATATCGAGTGGCATATGCCCAAGGCGAGTGGCTATTACCAACCGATCGTAACCGCCAGGGCATTGTGACTGCTTCTGAGAAAACGATCGCAGGGTAAGCGTCGTCTTCAGGACTGGGTCGGATCAGCAAGCCATCTTCTCGATCCACTGGTCGAGCAGATTTATAAGCACGTTCCGGCAGCGACCAAGATTCATGCTGACCACACGCCGGTTCCGGTCCTGGCTCCGGGATTAGGCAAGACCAAGACTGCTCGACTTTGGACTTATATGCGCGATGATCGTCCAGCAGGCATGGACACACCGCCAGCCTATTCGCCCGATCGCAAGGGCGAGCATCCGAAGCTACATCTCAGTCAGTTTAGCGGCATCCTGAAGGAAGACTGGCTTCCATCACATCTACGAAGGCGGCAGGATCATCGAAGCCGCATGTTGGGCTCACGTGCGGCGCACGCTCTACGATATCCATGTGGCCACCAACTCGGCGATTGCCAACGAAGCAATCGAACGCATCGGCGCTCTCTGCCAGATCGAGCGCGACATCCGCGGCAAGCCTGCTGAGCTGCGATGTGAGGTTCGACAGGCACGAGCCAGGCCTTAAATCGACGAACTGCATCAGTGGCTCCACAAGACACTTGCACGTCTTTCGCGCAAGTCTGATACGGCGGCGATTCACTACGCGCTCTCACGTTGGCGTGCGCTGACTCGTTATCTTCACGACGAGCAGATCGAGATCGACAACTCTGGAGCCGAAAGGGCCTTGCGTGCCGTGGCTCTGGGACCAAAAACCTTTTTATTCTGCGGTTCGGACGCCGACGGCCAAAGGTCGGCTGCGATCTATTCGCTGCTCGGTACAGCCAAGCTCAATGGCCTCGATCCGGAACTCTACCTCCGGCACATCCTGGAAAAGACCGCTGATTTCCCGATCAACCGCATACAGCAACTGTTGTTATGGAACTTCTACAAGACTCAGATGGATCTCGCTTGATCTCAAGTGAGAATAAAGGCGCTTCTCGGCAAGGGAGCGAGGCGCCGATTACAATTCCTCTCCCGGCTCCCAAGGCCGCACGAAGAGGATCAGCTCTCCCGGCTTCGCAGAACTGGAAGTCTTAGTGCAACGATTGGGCGGCACAATAGGTTCAACGATGCCATTAGCTACGACCTCGCTGATCCTGTAGGAATTCGGAATCAGGCCTCCACGTTCGTCTGCGCAATTGACATATTCATGCGTGTTGTGGGTAAGGATGATAGTGTCTCGACTAATCTTTAGCTCAGCAAACGCCGAGGAATCTTGCCTGACTGAGATGTCACGGTAGCCTGCGCGATCCTCCAGGCCAACTTCCTTGACTCTTATTGGAAGCCCCGTACGTCCATCGATAAGCCTAATGTGAATCAAAACCGTGTTGTCCTGAGCTTGGACCATTAAACTGAAGCTCAAGAGCGCTAAGCATATCAGCCGGCAGTTCATCTGTGGCTCCCTTCGCATCCAAATTTTATCGATCCAAGATCCGAAATGCTATACCGGAGTTCCGAACCGCATACCGCTGCTCATACTGGCTCACGACGACCGCATCCACTCTCATCTCTTCATAAGACGGTAAGGAACGGGCGCTTACGGCGGAGAGGCGGAGCCGGAGCTAGCTGAAAAGGATCTGCCCCGAACCGGCCCTTTGAGGTGCGAACCGGTCCGAAACATCTCCACACCAGCGAAACTCGACTCTTGCGCTGGCGTGGAAGAGTCAGTCGATAGAGCGTCCTGCGTGCGTCTCGACGAAATCTGTGATCGCCTTCGCGACTCGCACTGGTTGATCAATCGGTAAGAGATGCCCACTCTCCGCAATGATCTCAAGTGTTGACCCCGGAATTCTTGCGATAATCTCGTGGCGATGCTGTTCTACAGAATCAAGTCGATCCAGCTCTCCCGCAAGCACCAGCGTAGGTACGGCGATCTTGGGAACTTCTGCTGAAATGTCCTCCGACATGCCGATGGTTGGCCATGCCAGCTTTGCTTTGGGAACTCCACTCAAGCTGTCTTCGATAAGTTGCTCGATGGTTTTGGAATCGGGCATCCGTGCAGTCAGAAACTCGATGGTCTGAAGGGCTGTATCACGGTTGTCGTATGCGTGAATCTGTTGCTCTTTAGCTTCGTCGGGCATCTGTGAGGGAGACGGCGTTGCAGGCGCGACGAGAATCACGCCTTCGAGCCCTTCCAGATGGCGGGAAGCCAACAGCTGTGCGACTTTTCCGCCCATTGAGTGGCCAACAAGGATGAAGCTGGAAAGCCCGAGATGCTTGATCAACTCCGTTGTGCCATCGGCCAAGGAAGTGATCGAATAGTCACTCGACGCGCCATCTGATTTTCCCCACCCCGGAAAGTCAAACGCAACCGTGTGGAAAGAGTCTCCTAGCTCACCAATCACCTTGTTCCATGTCCGATGTGTTCCGCCCCAGTAGTGCAGGAAAAGGAGACACGGCTTTCCCTTGTCTCCCTTCTGTTCAACGTACAGCGCCATTTCAGTGTTTGACTTCATAGAACCACCTTTCAAGAGATCTTCGGCCCTTTAACCGACTTAACTCGACTACCCGACTTAACTCGACCAAATAGCCACTGAAGCCGCCACACCCAATCCGCTTTCCGAAACGTCTTGACGGCTCGGTTTGAGCGGCAACAAATAGCAGCATCTGTGAGACTAGATGAGCGAATCCGACAACGGTGTGTCGAGGTACAGACGATATGGCCGTATTCGGCCGCATCTTGTCCGATTCTCACCTGCCGAAACTGCTCGATTTATTGAGAGGTTTCCTCATTCAGGTGTTATTGGCGATATTGTCTTGGAATTCCTCGCCCCGAAGATTCTCCAACGCGCCTTGGCAGAATAGGCATCGGATGACATAGGACTACCTGTCGATCAATGACTGTATCGCCAGTGGGCCCGATACGCGAGCTTAAGCTTTTTGTTTTGGACAGCCGTCGCGGTAGCCGCATGTGGGCAATTCCTAGGCGAACATCAATCATGGTGGGCGCTCCTACGGCTGGAAAAGTGGATTTGATGGTCTTGGGCCATCTTGGCTGTTCCGATAGTCCACTGACCTTAAGCTCTCAGCTTCTCTCTTACCTTTATGGAAGCGGATTACTGCTCACCCAGTTGCCGATCGTTGTGATCATTCTGGAACAGAGCTTCTTCGGGCTTTGCATACGAAATGCTTTATGGTTGTAGGAACGCGCGAACTTTGTGCCTTCATCCCAGTAGGTATTGAGTCCAGGCTGAAGCCGCCCCCGGTGATACACCAGCGTGAACATCGCAAAAGTGCGCTTCTCCGGGTATCTGTTCGGCTGGTCCGTCATGCACTCTCTAATAAAAATCGTACAAGCTTTTGCTCATATGTGGCGC
This DNA window, taken from Granulicella sibirica, encodes the following:
- a CDS encoding 6-bladed beta-propeller; the encoded protein is MQSNSKRLMSLLFLASFCFAPSIMAQLPEKSDSELARRIEASPPLPFLETRLSLYSSFSDWELGAVAGVAIGRSEDIYVIQRGDKADPILVFDKQGKLIRSWGRGDFALPHSLRLDSRGNVWAVDAQASKVIKYDSTGRKLLTIEVSPVPIDGSSFRGITDVAFAPNGNLYITDGYANARILEYTARGKELKEWGHPGKGTGEFELPHGIQIGPDGIVYVADRENGRIEKFNLNGKFMGEIDGLGRCYALKLVQGVLWTSVSPMGEAPGAPGWLLKLDPHTGEILGHARVLDQRQGHALDVSSSGKVLVTAGNGVLSFQRN
- a CDS encoding GNAT family N-acetyltransferase, with the translated sequence MYFHFRAATSEDIPVLSELIAASVRELQIEYTPEERELALATIFTIDTQLILDGTYSVALSEEGIVAGCGGWSKRRTLYGGDCQIQAIAPELLDPSHDAAKIRAIFVHPAYSRQGLGSAILARSEKAAEDAGFTGFEMGSTLAGVPLYTLKGYRKRETITVPIGAEKTITIVRMAKSANPA
- a CDS encoding quinone oxidoreductase family protein, translating into MPEPVPLIRERPASAVSQEITLPISFRALAIEQAGEAVSMQRKSIMALHEDDVLIRIDYASINKMDPGLARVNVFNFPLPYVLGFDFSGEVVGLGAQCQEAFKVGDEVLGRSLTGSCFAEYVVAKRENIVHRGAVPAPEASTYGVAYLTAYESLVMTGGIEQHRGKWIYVAGAAGGVGHFAAQIAKLHGLKVVGSAGKAASLNLLKELELDHVIDYSKQDVVQEVMNLTGGKGADLVYDSTYTQSSYAQSAVVVARGGEYIRLGTEAQVARAGANDVQSVVEGRGARMVISDLGRYARDPLYQVQTAKLTDGLKQAVSWYESGHLKPAITATVPFDAAALQQAFGDFLKGTNNVGKVVVRCA
- a CDS encoding class I SAM-dependent methyltransferase: MSSEVEQFYDSMADFYHLIFEDWNQAISRQAHIVDALIKYKLGTSSLRILDCACGIGTQVLGLAAIGHRLSGSDLSNEAVQRARHEAAKRELDVEFRVSDMTSLEEFSSDHFDVVGAFDNALPHLSVDQLAGAAHSFKRVLRDGGLFIASIRDYDELIRTRPKFQGPSFFGDSGERRIVHQIWDWTGDDRYDVHQYISLQRNHKWGIHHFSSQYRCLLRAELGEALRLAEFTDIEWHMPKASGYYQPIVTARAL
- a CDS encoding IS66 family transposase; this translates as MHQWLHKTLARLSRKSDTAAIHYALSRWRALTRYLHDEQIEIDNSGAERALRAVALGPKTFLFCGSDADGQRSAAIYSLLGTAKLNGLDPELYLRHILEKTADFPINRIQQLLLWNFYKTQMDLA
- a CDS encoding alpha/beta fold hydrolase, translated to MKSNTEMALYVEQKGDKGKPCLLFLHYWGGTHRTWNKVIGELGDSFHTVAFDFPGWGKSDGASSDYSITSLADGTTELIKHLGLSSFILVGHSMGGKVAQLLASRHLEGLEGVILVAPATPSPSQMPDEAKEQQIHAYDNRDTALQTIEFLTARMPDSKTIEQLIEDSLSGVPKAKLAWPTIGMSEDISAEVPKIAVPTLVLAGELDRLDSVEQHRHEIIARIPGSTLEIIAESGHLLPIDQPVRVAKAITDFVETHAGRSID